The following are encoded in a window of Anopheles gambiae chromosome X, idAnoGambNW_F1_1, whole genome shotgun sequence genomic DNA:
- the LOC1272440 gene encoding protein FAM107B, which produces MMRPISTSQSVMTDAQGLIVPKKLANPVLESIDRQNLHREMMFNQKIGKSVLNQKSELQRALEKQKERQVLAAQNLAKQTEQTIATELGRVIMQRAQRLEQQKGGSGTGGTDPTGGSINPEYLNARAKLRATVDTK; this is translated from the exons ATGATGCGCCCAATCAGCACCAGCCAAAGCGTCATGACCGACGCGCAGGGACTGATCGTACCAAAGAAGCTGGCCAACCCGGTGCTCGAGTCGATCGATCGGCAAAATCTGCACCGCGAGATGATGTTCAACCAGAAGAT tgGCAAGAGCGTCCTGAACCAAAAGTCCGAGCTGCAGCGGGCGCTCGAGAAGCAGAAGGAGCGCCAGGTGCTGGCGGCCCAAAACCTGGCCAAGCAGACGGAGCAAACGATCGCGACCGAGCTCGGGCGCGTCATCATGCAGCGCGCCCAGCGGCTGGAGCAGCAGAAGGGGGGCAGCGGGACGGGCGGGACCGATCCGACCGGCGGCTCGATCAACCCGGAGTATCTGAATGCCCGGGCCAAGCTGCGGGCCACGGTCGACACGAAGTGA